A stretch of the Sphingosinithalassobacter tenebrarum genome encodes the following:
- a CDS encoding heavy metal-binding domain-containing protein, whose product MILSTTNSIEGKAVTRYHGIVASEVILGANVFRDIFAGIRDFVGGRSGSYEKPLRKAREMAFEEISDQAKDAGANAVIGIDIDYEVIGEQGSMLMVSISGTAVTVS is encoded by the coding sequence ATGATTCTCAGCACGACCAACAGCATCGAAGGCAAGGCCGTCACGCGCTATCACGGCATCGTCGCGTCCGAAGTGATCCTCGGCGCCAATGTCTTCCGCGACATTTTCGCCGGGATCCGCGATTTCGTCGGCGGGCGTTCGGGCAGTTATGAAAAGCCGCTGCGCAAGGCGCGCGAAATGGCGTTCGAGGAAATTTCCGATCAGGCGAAGGACGCGGGCGCCAACGCGGTGATCGGCATCGATATCGATTACGAAGTCATCGGCGAGCAGGGTTCGATGCTGATGGTGTCGATTTCGGGCACGGCGGTGACGGTGAGCTGA
- a CDS encoding HAD family hydrolase, producing MGVRPTAVIFDVGNVLYRWEPRALYERLIDDDQALDAFLENVCTKEWHFQHDAGRDFADTSAELTQQYPQHAELIAAWGPRFNEQLPGPVPGMPQIVADLHAAKVPIFGITNFSHEFWPPFRGREEAVFAPFRDIVVSGEERMVKPDPAIYALALDRFGLEGPDAVFVDDSPPNVDAARDAGIHAVLFTGAEDFRAELERLGLL from the coding sequence ATCGGCGTGCGTCCGACGGCGGTCATATTCGACGTCGGCAACGTTTTGTATCGCTGGGAGCCGAGAGCTCTCTACGAGCGCCTGATCGACGACGATCAGGCGCTTGACGCGTTTCTGGAGAATGTCTGCACGAAAGAGTGGCATTTCCAGCATGATGCCGGGCGCGATTTCGCCGACACCAGCGCGGAGCTGACGCAGCAATATCCGCAGCATGCCGAACTGATCGCCGCCTGGGGGCCGCGCTTCAACGAGCAATTGCCGGGGCCGGTGCCGGGCATGCCGCAAATCGTCGCCGATCTCCATGCCGCGAAGGTGCCGATTTTCGGCATCACCAATTTCAGCCATGAATTCTGGCCGCCGTTCCGCGGGCGCGAGGAAGCGGTGTTCGCGCCGTTCCGCGACATCGTCGTGTCGGGCGAGGAACGGATGGTGAAGCCCGATCCCGCTATCTATGCGCTCGCGCTCGACCGATTCGGGCTCGAAGGGCCCGACGCCGTGTTCGTCGACGATTCGCCGCCCAATGTGGATGCGGCGCGCGACGCGGGCATCCACGCGGTGCTGTTCACCGGGGCGGAGGATTTCCGCGCGGAACTGGAGCGGCTCGGGCTGCTCTGA
- the purE gene encoding 5-(carboxyamino)imidazole ribonucleotide mutase: MSEAPLVGIIMGSTSDWETMAHAAKKLEALGVPHECKVVSAHRTPQRLYDYASGAADRGLKVIIAGAGGAAHLPGMAASMTHLPVLGVPVQSKALKGMDSLLSIVQMPAGVPVGTLAIGNAGAANAGLLAASILATSDPALAERLQVWRAGQTDGVAESPE; this comes from the coding sequence ATGAGCGAAGCACCTCTTGTCGGCATCATCATGGGCAGCACTTCCGATTGGGAGACGATGGCGCATGCCGCGAAGAAACTCGAAGCGCTCGGCGTGCCGCACGAATGCAAGGTCGTGTCGGCGCATCGCACGCCGCAGCGGCTGTATGACTATGCCAGCGGCGCGGCGGATCGCGGGCTGAAGGTGATCATCGCCGGCGCGGGCGGCGCGGCGCATCTGCCGGGCATGGCGGCGTCGATGACGCATCTGCCGGTACTCGGCGTGCCGGTCCAGTCCAAGGCGCTCAAGGGGATGGATAGCCTGCTTTCGATCGTACAGATGCCCGCCGGCGTGCCGGTGGGAACGCTGGCGATCGGCAATGCGGGCGCGGCGAATGCCGGGCTGCTCGCCGCATCGATCCTCGCCACCAGCGATCCAGCGCTGGCCGAGCGGCTGCAGGTGTGGCGCGCGGGCCAGACCGATGGCGTGGCAGAAAGCCCCGAATGA
- the ykgO gene encoding type B 50S ribosomal protein L36, whose translation MKIVNSLKSLKDRHRNNRVIRRRGRIYVINKTNRRFKARQG comes from the coding sequence ATGAAGATCGTGAACAGCCTGAAGTCGCTCAAGGATCGGCATCGCAACAACCGCGTGATCCGCCGTCGCGGGCGCATCTACGTCATCAACAAGACCAACCGTCGTTTCAAGGCCCGCCAGGGCTGA
- a CDS encoding DUF2312 domain-containing protein, translating to MSDVIAADQLRLLIERIERLEEEKKGIADDIKDVYNEAKSTGFDVKTMRQIVRLRKMEKHDRDEAEALLETYKNALGLA from the coding sequence ATGAGCGACGTGATCGCCGCCGACCAGCTGCGCCTGTTGATCGAGCGCATCGAGCGGCTGGAAGAAGAGAAGAAGGGCATCGCCGACGACATCAAGGACGTCTATAACGAAGCCAAATCGACCGGCTTCGACGTCAAGACGATGCGTCAGATCGTCCGTCTGCGGAAAATGGAAAAGCACGACCGCGACGAAGCCGAAGCGCTGCTGGAAACCTACAAGAACGCGCTGGGTCTCGCTTGA
- a CDS encoding M14 family metallopeptidase, producing MSIQICAAFDSGNIRLVGIEGDRVDLEIVKDHQSDFYQWFHFRASGAKGKTVTFRIVNAGGSAYAFGWPGYRTRVSIDRQLWRMTDTDYTDGVLTFTHRFDSDIAWFAYFAPYSMERHHDLVSRIALMPGVSHRELGRTLDDQPLDCLTIGTGEKQVWLYARQHPGESMAEWWMEGALEKLTDPADTAAKALREKATLHIVPNANPDGSRRGHLRTNAAGVNLNREWHAPTAEKSPEVLAIRNAMDETGCAFAMDVHGDEAIPANFLAGFEGIPSWTDAQGEKYYEFGRRLTAATPLFQLEQGYDKAAPGKANLSMSTNQVAERFGAVAMTLEMPFKDHDPSPDAEQGWSPDRCKQLAHACLDTLAGFVDDL from the coding sequence ATGAGTATTCAGATCTGCGCCGCGTTCGACAGCGGCAACATCCGCCTGGTCGGGATCGAAGGCGACCGTGTCGACCTTGAGATCGTCAAGGATCATCAGTCCGACTTCTATCAATGGTTTCACTTCCGTGCGTCGGGCGCGAAGGGAAAGACCGTCACCTTCCGCATCGTGAATGCGGGCGGGTCGGCCTATGCGTTCGGCTGGCCGGGCTATCGCACGCGCGTTTCGATAGACCGGCAGCTGTGGCGGATGACCGACACCGATTACACAGACGGCGTCCTCACCTTCACCCATCGATTCGACAGCGACATCGCCTGGTTCGCCTATTTCGCGCCCTATTCGATGGAGCGTCATCATGATCTGGTGAGCCGGATCGCGCTGATGCCCGGCGTTTCGCATCGCGAGCTGGGGCGCACGCTCGACGATCAGCCGCTCGATTGCCTGACGATCGGCACCGGCGAAAAGCAGGTGTGGCTCTATGCCCGCCAGCATCCCGGCGAGAGCATGGCCGAATGGTGGATGGAAGGCGCGCTCGAAAAGCTCACCGATCCCGCCGACACCGCCGCCAAGGCACTGCGCGAAAAGGCGACGCTGCACATCGTGCCCAACGCCAATCCCGATGGGTCGCGGCGCGGGCATCTGCGCACCAATGCGGCGGGGGTGAACCTCAACCGCGAATGGCATGCGCCGACGGCCGAGAAGAGCCCCGAAGTGCTCGCCATTCGCAATGCGATGGACGAAACCGGCTGCGCCTTCGCGATGGACGTGCATGGCGACGAGGCGATTCCGGCCAATTTCCTCGCCGGCTTCGAAGGGATTCCGAGCTGGACCGACGCGCAGGGCGAGAAATATTACGAGTTCGGCCGCCGCCTGACGGCCGCGACGCCGCTGTTCCAGCTCGAACAGGGATATGACAAGGCGGCGCCGGGCAAGGCGAACCTGTCGATGTCGACCAATCAGGTCGCCGAGCGGTTCGGCGCGGTGGCGATGACGCTGGAAATGCCGTTCAAGGACCATGATCCCAGCCCCGACGCCGAACAGGGCTGGTCGCCCGACCGGTGCAAACAGCTCGCCCATGCGTGCCTCGACACGCTGGCGGGATTCGTGGACGACCTCTGA
- a CDS encoding DUF4136 domain-containing protein, which translates to MNRLATLAIALAALATGACTTSGMNRLQPVDATRYHLGTPIPQGTVTIEPLSSTQEISVDYRRYADAVAAQLQSLGYTPVPDGSESDYVAGIAFRRADAGVLRERSPVTIGLGGGTSSGNVGLGGGASIGLGGKDRHIIISELSVHLRRRGDGTTVWEGRAQTRSLDEVPETQPSPDRLAGALFKGFPGESGITITVE; encoded by the coding sequence ATGAACCGCCTCGCCACCCTTGCCATTGCCCTTGCCGCGCTGGCGACCGGGGCGTGCACGACCAGCGGAATGAACCGGCTGCAGCCGGTGGACGCCACGCGCTATCACCTCGGCACGCCGATCCCGCAAGGCACGGTCACGATCGAACCGCTGTCGAGCACGCAGGAGATCAGCGTCGATTACCGGCGCTATGCCGATGCCGTCGCCGCGCAGCTCCAGTCGCTGGGATATACCCCGGTGCCCGACGGCAGCGAATCGGACTATGTCGCGGGCATCGCCTTTCGTCGCGCCGACGCGGGCGTGCTCCGCGAACGCTCGCCGGTGACGATCGGGCTGGGTGGCGGCACGTCGAGCGGCAATGTGGGCCTCGGCGGCGGCGCGAGCATCGGGCTGGGCGGCAAGGACCGGCACATCATCATTTCCGAATTGTCGGTGCATCTGCGCCGTCGCGGCGACGGCACCACCGTGTGGGAAGGCCGCGCGCAAACGCGCTCGCTCGATGAAGTGCCCGAGACGCAGCCTTCGCCCGATCGACTCGCCGGGGCGTTGTTCAAGGGCTTTCCGGGAGAGTCGGGCATCACTATCACGGTGGAATGA
- the ruvC gene encoding crossover junction endodeoxyribonuclease RuvC has translation MLILGLDPGLGTTGWGLIRAEGNRLSHIANGRLKTDAKAPLPRRLAHLDMQLAALIADRAPDAAAVEEVFVNANPQSTLKLGQARGVVICAAARSGIDVGEYAARLVKKAVVGVGNADKTQVHAMVARLLPGVRIDGADAADALAVAICHAHHLASARAVLR, from the coding sequence ATGCTGATCCTCGGGCTCGATCCGGGGCTGGGCACCACGGGTTGGGGGCTGATCCGCGCCGAAGGCAATCGCCTGTCGCATATCGCCAATGGTCGGTTGAAGACCGACGCGAAGGCACCGCTGCCCCGGCGCCTCGCGCATCTCGACATGCAGCTTGCCGCGCTGATCGCCGATCGCGCGCCCGATGCGGCGGCGGTCGAGGAAGTGTTCGTCAACGCCAATCCGCAATCGACGCTCAAGCTGGGGCAGGCGCGCGGCGTGGTGATCTGCGCCGCCGCGCGCAGCGGCATCGATGTCGGCGAATATGCGGCGCGGCTGGTGAAAAAGGCCGTGGTCGGCGTCGGCAATGCCGACAAGACGCAGGTCCATGCGATGGTCGCGCGGCTGCTGCCCGGCGTGAGGATCGACGGCGCCGACGCCGCCGACGCGCTCGCGGTGGCGATCTGCCACGCGCACCATCTGGCAAGCGCCCGCGCGGTGCTGCGCTAG
- a CDS encoding DUF1244 domain-containing protein — MTDLNTLDDKVAAAAFRRLVRHLRHRTDAQNVDMMGLSGFCRNCLSDWIAEASAKQGTPLAKDEAREIIYGMPYAEWKSKHQEPASPEQLARMNESVAKNLHDSELLDEALDQSFPASDPPSMTDPAS; from the coding sequence ATGACCGATCTCAATACGCTGGACGACAAGGTGGCGGCAGCGGCGTTCCGGCGGCTGGTGCGCCACCTGCGCCACCGCACCGACGCGCAGAATGTCGACATGATGGGGCTGTCCGGTTTCTGCCGGAACTGCCTGTCGGACTGGATCGCCGAGGCGAGCGCCAAACAGGGCACGCCGCTGGCGAAGGACGAGGCGCGCGAAATCATCTACGGAATGCCCTATGCCGAGTGGAAGTCGAAGCATCAGGAGCCGGCGTCTCCCGAACAACTCGCCCGGATGAACGAGAGCGTCGCCAAAAATCTCCATGACAGCGAATTGCTCGACGAAGCGCTCGATCAGAGCTTTCCGGCGAGCGACCCCCCGTCGATGACCGATCCGGCCAGCTGA
- a CDS encoding NlpC/P60 family protein → MPSYSRDEVVKIQHTLARKGFDPGPVDGIWGRRTEAAVRAFQAASDLLIDGIVGPNTRKALFGDTAQPNPVDDPAFPWFQEARHLLGVREDTSSRSNPEILEWASDAGIPYGSDDIPWCGLFVAHCVAATMAREPLPTNPLGARNWMRFGAPCPPQVGAVLVFWRGSPNGWKGHVGFYAAQTPNGDFYVLGGNQSNKVSIAKIAKGRLLGARWPATAPELHSAPHIAADDGSVFSTDEA, encoded by the coding sequence ATGCCGAGCTATTCGCGCGACGAAGTCGTCAAGATTCAACACACGCTCGCCCGCAAGGGCTTCGACCCCGGGCCCGTCGATGGCATCTGGGGCCGACGAACCGAAGCTGCGGTGCGCGCCTTTCAGGCCGCCTCCGACCTGCTGATCGACGGCATCGTCGGACCGAATACGCGCAAGGCGCTGTTCGGCGACACCGCGCAGCCGAACCCGGTCGACGATCCGGCCTTTCCCTGGTTCCAGGAGGCGCGCCATCTGCTCGGCGTGCGCGAGGACACATCCTCGCGCAGCAATCCCGAAATCCTGGAATGGGCCAGCGATGCCGGCATCCCCTATGGCTCGGACGATATACCCTGGTGCGGCCTGTTCGTGGCGCATTGCGTCGCCGCGACCATGGCGCGCGAGCCGTTGCCGACTAATCCGCTGGGCGCGCGCAACTGGATGAGATTCGGAGCGCCCTGCCCGCCGCAGGTCGGCGCGGTGCTGGTCTTCTGGCGCGGCAGCCCCAATGGCTGGAAGGGCCATGTCGGCTTCTATGCCGCACAGACCCCGAACGGCGATTTCTATGTGCTGGGTGGCAACCAGTCCAACAAGGTGAGCATCGCCAAGATCGCCAAGGGCCGCCTGCTCGGTGCGCGCTGGCCGGCAACCGCGCCCGAGCTGCATTCGGCCCCGCATATCGCGGCGGATGACGGGAGCGTATTCTCTACCGACGAAGCATGA
- a CDS encoding Lrp/AsnC family transcriptional regulator has product MRSTSASFRSSERLDSFDLQLLELLQQDALMTAERLADHVALSASAITRRVRRLRESGVIRADVAVLACDFTDARLNALVLVQVREHAEERGLGALRERLSATPEVQTLLDISGQYDLALLISARDMNDFNALTDRLLQQDPAVQRYETRFAKRTHKQSLFVPLGTGQD; this is encoded by the coding sequence ATGCGCAGCACTTCCGCCAGTTTTCGTTCGTCCGAGCGGCTTGATTCGTTCGATCTGCAACTGCTTGAACTGCTGCAGCAGGATGCCCTGATGACCGCCGAACGGCTGGCGGATCATGTCGCGCTGTCGGCCTCGGCAATCACGCGGCGGGTGCGGCGGCTGCGCGAATCAGGCGTGATCCGCGCCGATGTCGCCGTGCTGGCGTGCGACTTCACCGATGCGCGGCTCAATGCCCTGGTGCTGGTCCAGGTCCGCGAGCATGCCGAGGAACGCGGCCTCGGCGCCCTGCGCGAGCGGCTGTCCGCCACTCCCGAAGTGCAGACGCTGCTCGACATCAGCGGCCAATATGACCTGGCGCTGCTGATCTCCGCACGCGACATGAACGACTTCAACGCGCTCACCGACCGGCTGTTGCAGCAGGACCCGGCGGTGCAGCGCTATGAAACCCGCTTCGCCAAGCGCACGCACAAGCAAAGCCTGTTCGTTCCGCTGGGCACCGGGCAGGACTGA
- a CDS encoding GNAT family N-acetyltransferase has protein sequence MEIRQGGLDHPDVIALLELHFAGMLANSPCGSCHFLDLSGLATPDVTFWTIWDGETLLGCGAVKEIAPDHGEIKSMRTAPAALRRGVGRKMLAHILKTAGERGYARLSLETGTGAAFDAAHALYRAHGFEACGPFGDYVASEFNVFMTKVL, from the coding sequence ATGGAGATTCGGCAGGGCGGCCTCGATCATCCCGATGTGATCGCCCTGCTGGAGCTGCATTTCGCGGGCATGCTGGCAAATTCGCCGTGCGGATCGTGCCATTTCCTCGACCTGTCGGGGCTGGCGACGCCCGATGTGACGTTCTGGACCATTTGGGATGGCGAAACGCTGCTCGGCTGCGGCGCGGTGAAGGAAATCGCGCCCGATCACGGCGAGATCAAATCGATGCGGACCGCGCCCGCCGCGCTGCGCCGGGGCGTCGGGCGGAAGATGCTGGCGCATATCCTGAAGACGGCGGGCGAGCGCGGCTATGCGCGGCTGAGCCTGGAGACCGGAACGGGCGCGGCCTTCGATGCCGCGCATGCGCTCTATCGCGCGCACGGGTTCGAGGCCTGCGGCCCGTTCGGGGACTATGTGGCGAGCGAGTTCAATGTGTTCATGACGAAAGTGCTTTAA
- a CDS encoding dienelactone hydrolase family protein, with the protein MRIERQTIVHDGPGGPFEALAVFDADAAGPRPIVLLFPNVLGLKEADFEKAEALAALGYAVFCADVYGQGKRTTRQSLNPAAYMDELNNDRVLMRERLQAAFETARAMPQGDSTRVAAIGFCFGGKCVLDLARSGADFAGGVSFHGVYDPAPQGHGGPIVAKLLVCHGWDDPIAPPEATVALAKELTDAGVDWQLHAYGNTAHAFTDKDADMVERGVYYVESADRRSWRAMVGFLEECFA; encoded by the coding sequence ATGCGGATCGAACGCCAGACCATCGTTCATGACGGCCCCGGCGGCCCTTTCGAAGCGCTGGCGGTGTTCGATGCCGACGCGGCGGGACCGCGCCCGATCGTGCTGCTCTTTCCCAATGTGCTGGGGCTGAAGGAAGCCGATTTCGAAAAGGCCGAAGCGCTTGCCGCGCTCGGCTATGCGGTATTCTGCGCCGACGTGTACGGGCAGGGCAAGCGCACGACGCGTCAGTCGCTAAACCCGGCGGCCTATATGGACGAGCTCAACAATGATCGCGTCCTGATGCGCGAACGGCTGCAGGCCGCGTTCGAAACTGCCCGTGCGATGCCGCAGGGCGATTCGACCAGGGTCGCGGCGATCGGCTTCTGCTTCGGCGGCAAATGCGTGCTCGATCTGGCGCGCAGCGGCGCGGACTTCGCCGGCGGCGTCAGTTTCCACGGCGTCTATGATCCCGCGCCGCAGGGGCATGGCGGGCCGATCGTGGCGAAGCTGCTCGTCTGCCACGGCTGGGACGATCCGATCGCGCCGCCCGAGGCGACCGTGGCGCTGGCGAAGGAACTGACCGATGCCGGCGTCGACTGGCAGCTCCATGCCTATGGCAATACCGCCCACGCCTTTACCGACAAGGATGCCGACATGGTCGAACGCGGCGTCTATTACGTCGAATCCGCCGACCGCCGCAGCTGGCGCGCGATGGTCGGTTTTCTCGAGGAATGTTTCGCGTAG
- the pyk gene encoding pyruvate kinase — MQTAMTPRSRKVRVLATLGPASNSPEMIARLFASGADAFRINMSHGDQDSKIPVIAAIRALERETGRPTTILADLQGPKLRVGKFAEGSVMLASGHEFTLDRDPTPGDSSRVELPHREIFEAIEEGARLLLDDGKLVLRVTSHGHDWITTRVEVGGKLSNSKGLNVPDVVLPMAALTDKDRSDLAFAVDQGVDWIALSFVQRPEDLAEARKLIGGRTALLAKIEKPSAIARLEEIVEMCDGVMVARGDLGVELPPESVPPLQKRIVEVSRRMGRPVIVATQMLESMITSPSPTRAEVSDVATAVYDGADAIMLSAESAAGDYPVEAVSMMNSIADSVEKDPAHGDRVHFTVTRPDPTTADAIAEAAKSIAATVSASAIVCFTSSGSTARRIARERPSVPILVLTPKLETARRLGLLWGVHAAHTRDVESFEEMVAKSKRMALRHGIAEAGERMVVCAGVPFGTPGATNVVHVVRLLGDELRGRG; from the coding sequence ATGCAAACCGCCATGACGCCCCGTTCCCGCAAGGTTCGCGTGCTGGCGACTCTGGGGCCGGCCAGCAACTCGCCGGAAATGATCGCCCGGCTGTTCGCCTCGGGCGCCGATGCCTTTCGCATCAACATGAGCCACGGCGACCAGGATTCGAAGATTCCGGTGATCGCGGCGATCCGCGCGCTGGAACGGGAAACCGGGCGGCCGACGACGATCCTGGCCGATCTGCAGGGCCCCAAGCTGCGCGTCGGCAAGTTCGCCGAAGGATCGGTGATGCTGGCATCGGGCCATGAATTCACGCTCGATCGCGATCCGACGCCGGGCGATTCGAGTCGAGTCGAGCTGCCCCATCGCGAAATCTTCGAAGCGATCGAGGAAGGCGCGCGGCTGCTGCTTGACGACGGCAAGCTGGTGCTGCGCGTCACTTCGCACGGGCATGACTGGATCACGACTCGAGTCGAGGTCGGGGGCAAGCTTTCCAACAGCAAGGGCCTCAACGTTCCCGACGTGGTGCTGCCGATGGCCGCGCTGACCGACAAGGATCGCAGTGACCTTGCCTTCGCGGTCGATCAGGGTGTCGACTGGATCGCGCTTTCCTTCGTCCAGCGGCCCGAGGATCTGGCCGAGGCGCGCAAGCTGATCGGCGGGCGCACTGCGCTGCTCGCCAAGATCGAAAAGCCCAGCGCGATCGCGCGGCTCGAGGAAATCGTCGAGATGTGCGACGGCGTGATGGTCGCCCGCGGCGACCTGGGCGTCGAACTGCCGCCGGAATCGGTGCCGCCGCTGCAGAAGCGCATCGTCGAGGTATCGCGCCGGATGGGCCGCCCGGTGATCGTCGCGACGCAGATGCTCGAATCGATGATCACTTCGCCCAGCCCTACCCGCGCCGAAGTGTCCGACGTCGCGACCGCGGTTTATGACGGCGCCGACGCGATCATGCTGTCGGCCGAAAGCGCCGCGGGCGATTATCCGGTCGAAGCGGTTTCGATGATGAATTCGATCGCCGATTCGGTCGAAAAGGACCCGGCGCATGGCGACCGCGTGCATTTCACCGTCACGCGCCCCGATCCCACCACCGCCGACGCGATCGCCGAAGCCGCGAAATCGATCGCGGCGACCGTTTCGGCGTCGGCGATCGTCTGTTTCACCAGTTCGGGATCGACCGCGCGGCGCATCGCCCGCGAGCGTCCCTCGGTGCCGATACTCGTGCTGACGCCGAAGCTGGAAACCGCGCGGCGGCTGGGGCTGCTATGGGGCGTCCACGCCGCGCATACCCGCGACGTCGAATCGTTCGAGGAAATGGTCGCCAAGTCCAAGCGCATGGCGCTGCGCCACGGCATCGCCGAAGCGGGCGAGCGGATGGTGGTGTGCGCGGGCGTTCCCTTCGGCACGCCCGGCGCGACCAATGTCGTCCATGTCGTGCGGCTGCTGGGCGACGAATTGCGCGGGCGGGGATAG
- the gpmA gene encoding 2,3-diphosphoglycerate-dependent phosphoglycerate mutase, with amino-acid sequence MPTLVLIRHGQSAWNLENRFTGWWDVNLTEKGVAEAQAAGELLTEKGFDFDLCFTSYQTRAIKTLNIALEAMGRLWLPVEKDWRLNERHYGGLTGLDKAETAAKHGDEQVHIWRRSFDVPPPPMEPGSPFDLKKDRRYAGIDIPDTESLKDTIARVLPYWESRIAPELKAGKRVVISAHGNSLRALVKHLSGISDEEITGLEIPTGQPIVYDLDDDLVAQDRYYLSER; translated from the coding sequence ATGCCCACGCTCGTCCTGATCCGCCACGGCCAGTCGGCCTGGAACCTCGAAAACCGTTTCACCGGCTGGTGGGACGTCAACCTGACCGAAAAGGGCGTCGCCGAGGCACAGGCGGCGGGCGAGCTGCTCACCGAAAAGGGTTTCGATTTCGATCTCTGCTTCACCAGCTATCAGACGCGCGCGATCAAGACGCTCAACATCGCGCTGGAGGCGATGGGGCGGCTGTGGCTGCCGGTCGAGAAGGACTGGCGGCTGAACGAGCGGCACTATGGTGGCCTTACCGGGCTCGACAAGGCGGAGACCGCCGCCAAGCATGGCGACGAACAGGTCCATATCTGGCGCCGCAGCTTCGACGTGCCGCCGCCGCCGATGGAGCCGGGCAGCCCGTTCGATCTGAAGAAGGACCGCCGCTATGCCGGGATCGACATTCCCGACACCGAAAGCCTGAAGGACACGATCGCCCGCGTGCTGCCCTATTGGGAAAGCCGCATCGCGCCCGAGCTCAAGGCCGGCAAGCGCGTGGTGATCTCCGCCCACGGGAATTCGCTGCGCGCGCTGGTCAAGCATCTCTCGGGGATTTCGGACGAGGAGATCACCGGGCTGGAAATCCCGACCGGGCAGCCGATCGTCTATGACCTAGACGACGATCTGGTCGCGCAGGACCGTTATTATCTGAGCGAGCGCTGA
- a CDS encoding YebC/PmpR family DNA-binding transcriptional regulator: MAGHSKFKNIMHRKGAQDKKRSSLFSKLSREITVAAKMGTPDPDMNPRLRAAINAAKAQSMPKDNIQRAVDKASGGDTEAYEEIRYEGFGPAGVSLIIEALTDNRNRTATNVRTAMSKNGGNLGASGSVTHGFDRLGLITYPADVADEEKVFEAALEAGADDVTSNDEEYEIWTEAEALHEVAGKLEPILGEAGGAKLAWRPQTTIDVGEGDAQTLFKLIDVLDDDDDVQTVWGNYEVSDEVMEKLG; this comes from the coding sequence ATGGCAGGCCATTCCAAGTTCAAGAACATCATGCACCGCAAGGGTGCGCAGGATAAGAAGCGCAGCTCGCTCTTTTCCAAGCTCAGCCGCGAAATCACTGTGGCGGCGAAGATGGGCACGCCAGACCCGGACATGAACCCGCGCCTGCGCGCGGCGATCAACGCCGCCAAGGCGCAGTCGATGCCCAAGGACAATATCCAGCGCGCGGTCGACAAGGCGAGCGGCGGCGATACCGAGGCCTATGAGGAAATCCGCTATGAAGGCTTTGGCCCGGCGGGCGTTTCGCTGATCATCGAGGCGCTGACCGACAACCGCAATCGTACCGCGACCAATGTCCGCACCGCGATGAGCAAGAATGGCGGCAATCTCGGCGCCTCGGGTTCGGTGACGCACGGCTTCGACCGGCTCGGCCTGATCACCTATCCCGCCGATGTCGCCGACGAGGAAAAGGTGTTCGAAGCCGCGCTCGAAGCGGGCGCCGACGACGTCACCTCGAACGACGAGGAATATGAGATCTGGACCGAGGCCGAGGCGCTGCACGAAGTCGCCGGCAAGCTCGAACCGATCCTTGGCGAGGCGGGCGGCGCGAAACTCGCCTGGCGGCCGCAGACGACGATCGATGTCGGTGAGGGCGACGCGCAGACCCTGTTCAAGCTGATCGACGTGCTGGACGATGATGATGATGTCCAGACCGTGTGGGGCAATTACGAAGTCAGCGACGAAGTGATGGAGAAGCTGGGCTGA